A window of the Listeria swaminathanii genome harbors these coding sequences:
- a CDS encoding teichoic acid D-Ala incorporation-associated protein DltX, with translation MNRVKLFLHHPATIFTMKTVFYLAILLGLLWFYGFKNPEGAKFIYNEF, from the coding sequence ATGAACAGAGTAAAACTATTTTTGCATCATCCAGCGACTATCTTTACTATGAAAACTGTTTTCTACTTAGCTATTCTGCTTGGATTGCTTTGGTTTTATGGTTTCAAAAACCCTGAAGGTGCGAAATTCATTTACAACGAATTCTAA
- the dltA gene encoding D-alanine--poly(phosphoribitol) ligase subunit DltA, translating to MTTSIIERIDAWAEKTPDFPCYEYAGTRLSYKELKRQSDAFGSFLLKNLNTDKEKPIIVYGHMSPLMLVAFLGSIKSGRAYVPVDVSMPVERIEQIKKAADPSMFICTEELPSNLTITGCPVLSQNQLMDALEKHFEEVPDKTECVKNDDNYYIIYTSGSTGNPKGVQISQNNLVSFSNWILQDFSLRQGLRFLNQAPFSFDLSVMDLYPSLLSGGTLVPLDKTITANMKDLYREIPAQNFDVWVSTPSFADLCLLDENFNQENNPSLTRFLFCGEVLAKKTATELLDRFPDAVIYNTYGPTEATVAVTQVKVTRELIDAYPSLPLGVIKPDMRLHIVDQETGEILPDGEKGEIILIGASVSKGYLNEPEKTDQVFFDYKGYQAYHTGDSGIIKDGYLFFQGRLDFQIKLHGYRIELEDIENNLKKVSYIQNCAIIPKMKDEKVDMLVAQVIPTANDFEKEYQLSAAIKNELKEFMPAYMIPRKWIYKTEFPLTMNGKIDRKALNSEVNK from the coding sequence ATGACAACGAGTATCATCGAAAGAATTGATGCATGGGCAGAAAAGACACCGGATTTCCCTTGCTACGAATATGCCGGCACACGTCTTTCTTACAAAGAACTAAAACGGCAGTCGGATGCATTTGGCTCTTTTCTACTAAAAAATCTAAATACTGACAAAGAAAAACCGATTATCGTCTATGGTCACATGTCTCCACTAATGCTAGTTGCATTTTTAGGCTCTATCAAATCAGGTCGAGCTTACGTACCAGTAGATGTTTCTATGCCAGTTGAACGTATAGAACAAATTAAAAAAGCGGCTGATCCTTCTATGTTTATTTGCACAGAAGAATTACCGAGCAACCTTACAATTACTGGTTGCCCCGTGCTATCACAAAATCAACTAATGGATGCTCTAGAAAAACATTTTGAAGAAGTACCAGATAAAACTGAATGTGTAAAAAATGATGATAACTACTATATTATTTACACATCGGGAAGTACTGGGAATCCAAAAGGCGTTCAAATCAGCCAAAACAACCTAGTAAGCTTTAGCAACTGGATTTTACAAGACTTTTCGTTAAGACAAGGATTACGCTTCTTAAACCAAGCGCCATTCTCGTTCGACTTGTCTGTGATGGATTTATATCCAAGCTTACTATCCGGTGGAACACTCGTACCACTTGATAAAACAATTACTGCGAACATGAAAGATCTATATCGTGAAATTCCTGCGCAAAACTTTGACGTATGGGTTTCCACTCCTTCTTTCGCAGACTTGTGTTTACTAGATGAAAACTTTAACCAAGAAAATAACCCTAGCTTGACTCGCTTCTTATTCTGCGGTGAAGTACTTGCTAAGAAAACAGCAACTGAATTACTTGACCGTTTCCCAGATGCAGTGATTTACAACACTTATGGCCCAACCGAAGCAACAGTTGCCGTAACACAAGTAAAAGTAACTCGTGAGCTTATCGATGCATATCCAAGTTTACCACTTGGCGTTATTAAACCAGATATGCGTTTACACATTGTAGACCAAGAAACTGGCGAAATTCTTCCAGATGGTGAAAAAGGAGAAATCATCCTAATCGGTGCAAGTGTTTCCAAAGGTTATTTAAATGAACCAGAAAAAACAGACCAAGTATTCTTTGATTATAAAGGCTACCAAGCTTATCATACTGGTGATTCCGGTATTATCAAAGACGGTTACCTATTCTTCCAAGGACGCCTAGATTTCCAAATTAAACTTCATGGTTATCGAATCGAGCTAGAAGATATTGAAAACAATCTTAAAAAAGTAAGTTACATCCAAAACTGCGCTATTATTCCTAAAATGAAAGACGAAAAGGTAGATATGTTGGTCGCTCAGGTCATCCCAACTGCCAACGACTTCGAAAAAGAATACCAGCTAAGTGCAGCTATCAAAAATGAACTCAAAGAATTTATGCCAGCCTACATGATTCCAAGAAAATGGATTTATAAGACAGAGTTCCCGTTAACGATGAATGGCAAAATTGACCGCAAAGCGCTTAACAGCGAGGTTAACAAGTGA
- the rpiA gene encoding ribose-5-phosphate isomerase RpiA, with protein sequence MMNQKKIAGEKACEWIKDGMIVGLGTGSTVYYTIEKLGDMVAKGLQITGVATSEETAKQAEKLGIPLKSLNDVTEIDVTIDGADEIDADFQGIKGGGGALLREKMVANASLKNIWVVSEEKLVRNLGEFPLPLEVIPFGWKQIQRELEKDDIETNLRKQSSGVVYVTNNGNYILDIVNQTFTDTAMWQEKLAQIPGVMEHGLFLDYVDMIICGKANGEIELIKK encoded by the coding sequence ATGATGAATCAAAAGAAAATTGCTGGAGAAAAAGCGTGTGAATGGATTAAAGATGGCATGATTGTGGGGCTTGGGACGGGAAGTACGGTATATTACACGATTGAAAAACTAGGTGACATGGTCGCGAAAGGCTTACAGATTACTGGGGTTGCCACTTCGGAAGAAACTGCGAAACAAGCAGAAAAGCTAGGAATTCCTTTGAAATCGCTAAATGATGTGACAGAAATTGATGTCACAATTGATGGTGCGGATGAAATTGATGCCGACTTTCAGGGAATCAAAGGTGGAGGAGGCGCACTTTTACGTGAAAAAATGGTTGCGAATGCGAGTTTGAAAAATATTTGGGTTGTGAGCGAGGAGAAGCTTGTAAGGAACTTGGGTGAATTTCCACTGCCGCTCGAAGTAATTCCTTTTGGTTGGAAGCAAATTCAGCGCGAACTGGAAAAAGACGATATTGAAACGAACTTGCGGAAACAATCTTCTGGTGTAGTGTATGTGACAAACAATGGCAACTATATTTTGGATATTGTAAATCAAACATTTACGGATACGGCAATGTGGCAAGAAAAATTAGCGCAAATTCCAGGTGTCATGGAACATGGTTTATTTCTTGATTATGTAGATATGATTATTTGCGGCAAAGCGAACGGAGAAATTGAGCTCATAAAAAAATAG
- the dltB gene encoding D-alanyl-lipoteichoic acid biosynthesis protein DltB, with protein MSLPYGTILYFGVLVLFLIPIIVAGLLGKRLPIYNAFVTLVFLYFMFSASPVQGATFIFFVFWQLALVRLYFHYRQEKKLNHGGVFVIAVVLSILPLVISKVVPILGDNVTMVGFLGISYLTFKAAQMIIEIRDNLIKQYNAWDFVNFLLFFPTISSGPIDRFRRFKKDIDNPPSKEAYVALLNRGIFLIFLGFLYKFIIAYLVNKHFVVPLDIAITHNVDTTKSLIGYMYAYSMYLFFDFAGYSAFAVGVSYLLGVQTPMNFNKPFAARNIKEFWNRWHMTLSFWFRDYVFMRFVLWVTKKKWFKSKFTVAYLAYFVNFFIMGVWHGLHWYYIVYGLYQATLIVGFDLIERFNKKHKFYPKNKITYVIGVIITFQFVCFGFLIFSGILDKINF; from the coding sequence GTGAGTTTACCATACGGTACAATCCTTTATTTTGGTGTACTTGTACTATTTTTAATTCCTATCATAGTAGCTGGTTTGTTAGGAAAAAGACTACCAATTTATAATGCTTTTGTAACACTTGTATTTTTATACTTTATGTTCTCTGCAAGCCCAGTCCAAGGAGCTACTTTTATCTTCTTCGTCTTCTGGCAACTTGCACTTGTACGACTTTACTTCCATTACAGGCAGGAGAAAAAGCTGAATCACGGTGGCGTATTCGTCATTGCAGTAGTTCTCTCCATCCTTCCACTTGTCATTTCTAAAGTTGTTCCAATTTTAGGTGACAATGTAACAATGGTTGGTTTCCTAGGAATTTCGTACCTAACATTTAAAGCAGCGCAAATGATTATTGAAATACGCGATAACTTAATTAAACAGTATAACGCGTGGGATTTTGTTAACTTCTTACTATTCTTCCCAACTATTTCATCCGGACCGATTGACCGGTTCCGTCGCTTTAAAAAAGACATTGATAATCCGCCTAGCAAAGAAGCTTATGTGGCGTTATTAAATCGAGGAATATTCCTTATCTTCCTCGGATTTCTCTACAAATTCATTATCGCTTACTTAGTAAACAAACATTTTGTTGTTCCACTAGACATCGCGATTACACACAATGTAGATACAACAAAGAGTTTAATTGGCTATATGTATGCTTATAGTATGTACTTATTCTTTGACTTCGCAGGTTATAGTGCCTTCGCAGTTGGTGTTAGTTACTTACTTGGCGTTCAAACACCGATGAACTTTAACAAACCATTTGCAGCGCGAAATATTAAAGAGTTCTGGAATCGTTGGCACATGACGCTTTCATTCTGGTTCCGTGATTATGTATTTATGCGTTTCGTATTATGGGTAACAAAAAAGAAATGGTTTAAAAGCAAGTTCACTGTTGCCTACCTAGCTTACTTCGTTAACTTTTTCATCATGGGTGTATGGCACGGACTTCACTGGTATTACATCGTTTATGGTCTATATCAAGCAACACTAATTGTCGGATTTGACCTAATCGAACGTTTCAACAAGAAACACAAATTCTATCCAAAAAACAAAATAACTTATGTAATCGGCGTTATCATTACATTCCAATTTGTTTGTTTCGGATTCCTGATTTTCTCAGGTATTTTAGATAAAATTAATTTTTAA